A stretch of Henckelia pumila isolate YLH828 chromosome 4, ASM3356847v2, whole genome shotgun sequence DNA encodes these proteins:
- the LOC140864290 gene encoding pentatricopeptide repeat-containing protein At4g20770 isoform X1, with amino-acid sequence MKKKNASFIVELLQLCVDHKAQRAGKLLQAYILRTSNFSNIYLINRLIELYSRCGDTAAAHNLFNLMPVRNLFSYQPILDSYCKADDLWSAYEIFSRMPERNTLCWNLMIGALSRNGHKGMALEWFYHMRMGGLVPNRFTLAIVLSACGILGDVGCGRECHGVAMKLALDGNVYVGNALLGMYMKCDFVSEAVVVFRGLPEHNEVSFTVMMEGLVEANHVDEAFGMFKLMHENGVIDSVSISSVLSVCSKSAAENFLENNNGDRNLRNLNGKQIHGHVIKLGFTRDLHVNNSLLDMYTKHRNMESAEMLFNSMSEVNIISWNVMIAGYGQQHNMGSVVECIELMQRRGFKPDEVTNVNMVAACAKIGDVDTGRQIFDRISSPSLTCWNAMLSGYSRNEYHHEVAILFKEMQFRNMRPDCTTFAIVLVSCAEMGLLEAGKQIHASLLKTEHFSDPYVANGLICIYSKCGKLEVAKRIFVDVPQSDIVCWNSMLAGLSLHSLETEAFTFFKQMLCKGMPPTEFTYAIIINCCSFLTSLSRGKQVQGLILKDGYESDVYVGTSLIDMYSKCGEVEGAKRFFDMMPCKNTVTWNEMIHGYAHNGHGEEAINLFENMVQASVKPDSITLVSVLTACSHSGLVDAGVKIFNVMQQEHGIKPLRDHYTCIIDSLGRAGRFNEIDLIIGKMHCKDDPIIWEVLLGSCRVHANVKLARRAAKELFRLNTNNSAPYALLVNMYSSLDRWDDVKDVASIMNKQRVAKEPGYSWV; translated from the coding sequence ATGAAGAAAAAGAATGCGTCTTTTATTGTGGAGTTGTTGCAGCTATGCGTTGATCACAAGGCACAAAGGGCTGGTAAACTTCTTCAAGCTTATATACTTCGCACCAGCAATTTTTCAAACATTTATCTTATCAATCGCCTCATTGAGCTCTACTCAAGATGTGGGGATACAGCGGCAGCCCACAACCTGTTCAACCTAATGCCTGTAAGAAACTTGTTCTCGTATCAACCTATTTTGGACTCGTATTGCAAAGCAGATGACTTGTGGAGTGCGTATGAAATATTTAGTCGCATGCCCGAGAGGAATACCCTTTGTTGGAATTTGATGATTGGCGCCTTGTCACGCAATGGTCACAAAGGGATGGCCTTGGAGTGGTTTTATCATATGAGGATGGGTGGTTTGGTGCCCAACCGTTTTACCTTAGCAATTGTTTTGAGCGCTTGTGGGATTCTGGGCGATGTGGGGTGTGGCAGGGAGTGTCATGGAGTTGCTATGAAGCTTGCGCTAGATGGGAATGTGTACGTGGGCAATGCTTTGCTGGGAATGTACATGAAGTGTGACTTTGTTTCAGAAGCTGTTGTGGTTTTCAGGGGCTTACCGGAACATAATGAAGTGTCTTTTACTGTAATGATGGAGGGGTTAGTGGAAGCAAATCATGTTGATGAAGCATTTGGCATGTTTAAGTTAATGCATGAAAATGGGGTCATTGATAGTGTCTCAATCTCCAGTGTTTTGAGTGTTTGTTCTAAATCTGCGGCtgaaaattttcttgaaaataatAATGGTGATAGGAATTTGCGTAACCTGAATGGGAAACAAATACATGGACATGTTATCAAACTGGGATTCACAAGAGATCTTCATGTAAATAATTCATTGCTAGATATGTATACAAAACACAGAAATATGGAGTCAGCTGAAATGTTGTTCAACAGCATGTCTGAAGTGAACATCATTTCTTGGAATGTTATGATTGCTGGATATGGTCAGCAACACAATATGGGTAGTGTAGTGGAGTGCATTGAACTGATGCAGAGACGTGGGTTTAAGCCTGACGAAGTTACTAATGTTAACATGGTTGCTGCTTGTGCCAAAATTGGGGATGTTGATACCGGCCGTCAGATATTTGATCGTATATCATCACCAAGTTTGACTTGTTGGAATGCTATGCTCTCGGGGTATTCACGAAATGAGTACCATCATGAGGTAGCGATCCTTTTCAAAGAAATGCAGTTCAGAAACATGAGACCTGATTGCACAACTTTTGCAATTGTTCTCGTTTCCTGTGCAGAAATGGGACTTTTGGAGGCTGGAAAGCAGATCCATGCTTCATTGTTGAAGACTGAGCATTTTTCTGATCCTTATGTTGCCAATGGACttatttgtatttattcaaaatgtGGTAAACTAGAAGTTGCAAAACGTATCTTTGTTGACGTGCCACAATCTGATATAGTTTGCTGGAATTCAATGCTTGCAGGTTTATCCCTTCATTCTTTGGAAACCGAAGCTTTTACATTCTTCAAACAAATGCTATGCAAAGGGATGCCACCAACTGAGTTCACTTATGCTATCATAATAAACTGCTGTTCGTTTCTGACATCTTTGTCTCGAGGGAAACAGGTTCAAGGTTTGATACTGAAAGATGGATATGAAAGTGATGTATATGTAGGAACTTCTCTGATTGATATGTATTCGAAATGTGGTGAAGTGGAGGGAGCTAAGCGGTTTTTTGATATGATGCCGTGCAAAAACACAGTAACCTGGAATGAGATGATACACGGTTATGCCCACAATGGGCATGGAGAGGAAGcgataaatttatttgaaaacatGGTTCAAGCTAGCGTAAAACCTGATTCTATAACCTTGGTCTCTGTTTTGACCGCCTGCAGTCATTCTGGATTGGTTGATGCTGGGGTTAAAATCTTCAATGTAATGCAGCAAGAACATGGTATAAAACCACTTAGGGATCACTACACTTGCATTATTGATTCCCTGGGCCGTGCTGGCCGCTTCAATGAGATTGACCTAATCATAGGTAAGATGCATTGCAAAGATGATCCTATTATTTGGGAGGTTTTGCTTGGTTCATGTAGGGTTCATGCTAATGTGAAGTTAGCAAGAAGGGCAGCAAAGGAGCTTTTTCGCTTGAACACAAATAATTCTGCCCCATATGCACTTCTAGTCAACATGTATTCATCGTTGGATAGATGGGATGATGTAAAAGATGTTGCAAGTATAATGAACAAACAGAGAGTAGCCAAAGAACCAGGTTATAGCTGGGTTTGA
- the LOC140864290 gene encoding pentatricopeptide repeat-containing protein At4g20770 isoform X2 → MKKKNASFIVELLQLCVDHKAQRAGKLLQAYILRTSNFSNIYLINRLIELYSRCGDTAAAHNLFNLMPVRNLFSYQPILDSYCKADDLWSAYEIFSRMPERNTLCWNLMIGALSRNGHKGMALEWFYHMRMGGLVPNRFTLAIVLSACGILGDVGCGRECHGVAMKLALDGNVYVGNALLGMYMKCDFVSEAVVVFRGLPEHNEVSFTVMMEGLVEANHVDEAFGMFKLMHENGVIDSVSISSVLSVCSKSAAENFLENNNGDRNLRNLNGKQIHGHVIKLGFTRDLHVNNSLLDMYTKHRNMESAEMLFNSMSEVNIISWNVMIAGYGQQHNMGSVVECIELMQRRGFKPDEVTNVNMVAACAKIGDVDTGRQIFDRISSPSLTCWNAMLSGYSRNEYHHEVAILFKEMQFRNMRPDCTTFAIVLVSCAEMGLLEAGKQIHASLLKTEHFSDPYVANGLICIYSKCGLSLHSLETEAFTFFKQMLCKGMPPTEFTYAIIINCCSFLTSLSRGKQVQGLILKDGYESDVYVGTSLIDMYSKCGEVEGAKRFFDMMPCKNTVTWNEMIHGYAHNGHGEEAINLFENMVQASVKPDSITLVSVLTACSHSGLVDAGVKIFNVMQQEHGIKPLRDHYTCIIDSLGRAGRFNEIDLIIGKMHCKDDPIIWEVLLGSCRVHANVKLARRAAKELFRLNTNNSAPYALLVNMYSSLDRWDDVKDVASIMNKQRVAKEPGYSWV, encoded by the exons ATGAAGAAAAAGAATGCGTCTTTTATTGTGGAGTTGTTGCAGCTATGCGTTGATCACAAGGCACAAAGGGCTGGTAAACTTCTTCAAGCTTATATACTTCGCACCAGCAATTTTTCAAACATTTATCTTATCAATCGCCTCATTGAGCTCTACTCAAGATGTGGGGATACAGCGGCAGCCCACAACCTGTTCAACCTAATGCCTGTAAGAAACTTGTTCTCGTATCAACCTATTTTGGACTCGTATTGCAAAGCAGATGACTTGTGGAGTGCGTATGAAATATTTAGTCGCATGCCCGAGAGGAATACCCTTTGTTGGAATTTGATGATTGGCGCCTTGTCACGCAATGGTCACAAAGGGATGGCCTTGGAGTGGTTTTATCATATGAGGATGGGTGGTTTGGTGCCCAACCGTTTTACCTTAGCAATTGTTTTGAGCGCTTGTGGGATTCTGGGCGATGTGGGGTGTGGCAGGGAGTGTCATGGAGTTGCTATGAAGCTTGCGCTAGATGGGAATGTGTACGTGGGCAATGCTTTGCTGGGAATGTACATGAAGTGTGACTTTGTTTCAGAAGCTGTTGTGGTTTTCAGGGGCTTACCGGAACATAATGAAGTGTCTTTTACTGTAATGATGGAGGGGTTAGTGGAAGCAAATCATGTTGATGAAGCATTTGGCATGTTTAAGTTAATGCATGAAAATGGGGTCATTGATAGTGTCTCAATCTCCAGTGTTTTGAGTGTTTGTTCTAAATCTGCGGCtgaaaattttcttgaaaataatAATGGTGATAGGAATTTGCGTAACCTGAATGGGAAACAAATACATGGACATGTTATCAAACTGGGATTCACAAGAGATCTTCATGTAAATAATTCATTGCTAGATATGTATACAAAACACAGAAATATGGAGTCAGCTGAAATGTTGTTCAACAGCATGTCTGAAGTGAACATCATTTCTTGGAATGTTATGATTGCTGGATATGGTCAGCAACACAATATGGGTAGTGTAGTGGAGTGCATTGAACTGATGCAGAGACGTGGGTTTAAGCCTGACGAAGTTACTAATGTTAACATGGTTGCTGCTTGTGCCAAAATTGGGGATGTTGATACCGGCCGTCAGATATTTGATCGTATATCATCACCAAGTTTGACTTGTTGGAATGCTATGCTCTCGGGGTATTCACGAAATGAGTACCATCATGAGGTAGCGATCCTTTTCAAAGAAATGCAGTTCAGAAACATGAGACCTGATTGCACAACTTTTGCAATTGTTCTCGTTTCCTGTGCAGAAATGGGACTTTTGGAGGCTGGAAAGCAGATCCATGCTTCATTGTTGAAGACTGAGCATTTTTCTGATCCTTATGTTGCCAATGGACttatttgtatttattcaaaatgtG GTTTATCCCTTCATTCTTTGGAAACCGAAGCTTTTACATTCTTCAAACAAATGCTATGCAAAGGGATGCCACCAACTGAGTTCACTTATGCTATCATAATAAACTGCTGTTCGTTTCTGACATCTTTGTCTCGAGGGAAACAGGTTCAAGGTTTGATACTGAAAGATGGATATGAAAGTGATGTATATGTAGGAACTTCTCTGATTGATATGTATTCGAAATGTGGTGAAGTGGAGGGAGCTAAGCGGTTTTTTGATATGATGCCGTGCAAAAACACAGTAACCTGGAATGAGATGATACACGGTTATGCCCACAATGGGCATGGAGAGGAAGcgataaatttatttgaaaacatGGTTCAAGCTAGCGTAAAACCTGATTCTATAACCTTGGTCTCTGTTTTGACCGCCTGCAGTCATTCTGGATTGGTTGATGCTGGGGTTAAAATCTTCAATGTAATGCAGCAAGAACATGGTATAAAACCACTTAGGGATCACTACACTTGCATTATTGATTCCCTGGGCCGTGCTGGCCGCTTCAATGAGATTGACCTAATCATAGGTAAGATGCATTGCAAAGATGATCCTATTATTTGGGAGGTTTTGCTTGGTTCATGTAGGGTTCATGCTAATGTGAAGTTAGCAAGAAGGGCAGCAAAGGAGCTTTTTCGCTTGAACACAAATAATTCTGCCCCATATGCACTTCTAGTCAACATGTATTCATCGTTGGATAGATGGGATGATGTAAAAGATGTTGCAAGTATAATGAACAAACAGAGAGTAGCCAAAGAACCAGGTTATAGCTGGGTTTGA
- the LOC140864290 gene encoding pentatricopeptide repeat-containing protein At4g20770 isoform X3 yields the protein MKKKNASFIVELLQLCVDHKAQRAGKLLQAYILRTSNFSNIYLINRLIELYSRCGDTAAAHNLFNLMPVRNLFSYQPILDSYCKADDLWSAYEIFSRMPERNTLCWNLMIGALSRNGHKGMALEWFYHMRMGGLVPNRFTLAIVLSACGILGDVGCGRECHGVAMKLALDGNVYVGNALLGMYMKCDFVSEAVVVFRGLPEHNEVSFTVMMEGLVEANHVDEAFGMFKLMHENGVIDSVSISSVLSVCSKSAAENFLENNNGDRNLRNLNGKQIHGHVIKLGFTRDLHVNNSLLDMYTKHRNMESAEMLFNSMSEVNIISWNVMIAGYGQQHNMGSVVECIELMQRRGFKPDEVTNVNMVAACAKIGDVDTGRQIFDRISSPSLTCWNAMLSGYSRNEYHHEVAILFKEMQFRNMRPDCTTFAIVLVSCAEMGLLEAGKQIHASLLKTEHFSDPYVANGLICIYSKCLSLHSLETEAFTFFKQMLCKGMPPTEFTYAIIINCCSFLTSLSRGKQVQGLILKDGYESDVYVGTSLIDMYSKCGEVEGAKRFFDMMPCKNTVTWNEMIHGYAHNGHGEEAINLFENMVQASVKPDSITLVSVLTACSHSGLVDAGVKIFNVMQQEHGIKPLRDHYTCIIDSLGRAGRFNEIDLIIGKMHCKDDPIIWEVLLGSCRVHANVKLARRAAKELFRLNTNNSAPYALLVNMYSSLDRWDDVKDVASIMNKQRVAKEPGYSWV from the exons ATGAAGAAAAAGAATGCGTCTTTTATTGTGGAGTTGTTGCAGCTATGCGTTGATCACAAGGCACAAAGGGCTGGTAAACTTCTTCAAGCTTATATACTTCGCACCAGCAATTTTTCAAACATTTATCTTATCAATCGCCTCATTGAGCTCTACTCAAGATGTGGGGATACAGCGGCAGCCCACAACCTGTTCAACCTAATGCCTGTAAGAAACTTGTTCTCGTATCAACCTATTTTGGACTCGTATTGCAAAGCAGATGACTTGTGGAGTGCGTATGAAATATTTAGTCGCATGCCCGAGAGGAATACCCTTTGTTGGAATTTGATGATTGGCGCCTTGTCACGCAATGGTCACAAAGGGATGGCCTTGGAGTGGTTTTATCATATGAGGATGGGTGGTTTGGTGCCCAACCGTTTTACCTTAGCAATTGTTTTGAGCGCTTGTGGGATTCTGGGCGATGTGGGGTGTGGCAGGGAGTGTCATGGAGTTGCTATGAAGCTTGCGCTAGATGGGAATGTGTACGTGGGCAATGCTTTGCTGGGAATGTACATGAAGTGTGACTTTGTTTCAGAAGCTGTTGTGGTTTTCAGGGGCTTACCGGAACATAATGAAGTGTCTTTTACTGTAATGATGGAGGGGTTAGTGGAAGCAAATCATGTTGATGAAGCATTTGGCATGTTTAAGTTAATGCATGAAAATGGGGTCATTGATAGTGTCTCAATCTCCAGTGTTTTGAGTGTTTGTTCTAAATCTGCGGCtgaaaattttcttgaaaataatAATGGTGATAGGAATTTGCGTAACCTGAATGGGAAACAAATACATGGACATGTTATCAAACTGGGATTCACAAGAGATCTTCATGTAAATAATTCATTGCTAGATATGTATACAAAACACAGAAATATGGAGTCAGCTGAAATGTTGTTCAACAGCATGTCTGAAGTGAACATCATTTCTTGGAATGTTATGATTGCTGGATATGGTCAGCAACACAATATGGGTAGTGTAGTGGAGTGCATTGAACTGATGCAGAGACGTGGGTTTAAGCCTGACGAAGTTACTAATGTTAACATGGTTGCTGCTTGTGCCAAAATTGGGGATGTTGATACCGGCCGTCAGATATTTGATCGTATATCATCACCAAGTTTGACTTGTTGGAATGCTATGCTCTCGGGGTATTCACGAAATGAGTACCATCATGAGGTAGCGATCCTTTTCAAAGAAATGCAGTTCAGAAACATGAGACCTGATTGCACAACTTTTGCAATTGTTCTCGTTTCCTGTGCAGAAATGGGACTTTTGGAGGCTGGAAAGCAGATCCATGCTTCATTGTTGAAGACTGAGCATTTTTCTGATCCTTATGTTGCCAATGGACttatttgtatttattcaaaat GTTTATCCCTTCATTCTTTGGAAACCGAAGCTTTTACATTCTTCAAACAAATGCTATGCAAAGGGATGCCACCAACTGAGTTCACTTATGCTATCATAATAAACTGCTGTTCGTTTCTGACATCTTTGTCTCGAGGGAAACAGGTTCAAGGTTTGATACTGAAAGATGGATATGAAAGTGATGTATATGTAGGAACTTCTCTGATTGATATGTATTCGAAATGTGGTGAAGTGGAGGGAGCTAAGCGGTTTTTTGATATGATGCCGTGCAAAAACACAGTAACCTGGAATGAGATGATACACGGTTATGCCCACAATGGGCATGGAGAGGAAGcgataaatttatttgaaaacatGGTTCAAGCTAGCGTAAAACCTGATTCTATAACCTTGGTCTCTGTTTTGACCGCCTGCAGTCATTCTGGATTGGTTGATGCTGGGGTTAAAATCTTCAATGTAATGCAGCAAGAACATGGTATAAAACCACTTAGGGATCACTACACTTGCATTATTGATTCCCTGGGCCGTGCTGGCCGCTTCAATGAGATTGACCTAATCATAGGTAAGATGCATTGCAAAGATGATCCTATTATTTGGGAGGTTTTGCTTGGTTCATGTAGGGTTCATGCTAATGTGAAGTTAGCAAGAAGGGCAGCAAAGGAGCTTTTTCGCTTGAACACAAATAATTCTGCCCCATATGCACTTCTAGTCAACATGTATTCATCGTTGGATAGATGGGATGATGTAAAAGATGTTGCAAGTATAATGAACAAACAGAGAGTAGCCAAAGAACCAGGTTATAGCTGGGTTTGA